The segment ctaaaaattatGTTTCTATACAATATGCAaaataattctaaaataaaataaaagaaattctCAACATTTTAAATAGATGTGATAATTCTATTAGATTTATGTGTAAAATCAAACAAACTCTATTTTAAATTGATATAGTTCTCTTCAAACAAACCTCTAAAGAATTAGTGATTGgtgtttttcaatttaaaatatatGAAAATTGAGCTGATCTTAATAAGAATTCAAGTAGATTGTTTTCAAAATCttatttttcttaatatttaaaaactaaaataagCAAGCTTGCAACCCTACCCATAGAAACACCAAATAGTTATGCGAGAAAAAACACCATCACctattatattaagataaaaagTGGCCTATTACAATAAGCAAGCTTATTTAGAAAACAGCAGGAGGCAAGTCCTCCAACAAAAACCCATGACAGAAGTACATTAGAATAAGTTGATGGCCTGTTGGTTTCAATGAAATGGCCTATAATGAAATTCAGTTTATTGGTGGAAGTGAACAGAAGGATGTAGCCTCTAGGACACATGTACAGCAATTAGGTTGTTCTAAATACAATAATTGTAGAGGACAAAGAGACTGCACCTGATTATAGATGCTGTATTATTGTAGCAACAATAGATTACTCTCATACTACCTTATGCAACTCTAGTTTCTAAAGCCAGAACAGAAAGTGCCATCCTGTTGACCATTTGCAGCTACACTTCCATATCCAGGTCCTGAAAAGCATGAGAACTTCTCAAACATGTTTTCAGTTCCATCTTTCCCATTGCCATTGAAATGATGTGCATAAGGATTACTTGTAGCAGATGATAAAGTGGAGGAAGGAACAAAGGAACAGTCTAATGCCAAGCCATGGGCTGCAGAGTTTGTGGACATGTTTCTGTAGATCACAGAAGCTGGGAGTGCATTATTACCACTATTGATGGCTGCAGGATTAAAGCCCATGAAATTGTACTGAAGCGGGGTGCTGGGTGTTAACATGGATTGCATCTGAAGATATTTCTCATAATTGGCCTGGTGCAATTGTGTTGGAAAATTCATGATATGGGTCTCATTTGCCTGTACAGGCAACTGTCCTCTTTCTTGATATAATGTCATCCATGGATTTTCCCTTTGTTGATATACATCATGCCTTTCAGTAGAATCTGTGAATGCAGATGAAGTATTACCAGAGATAGCTGAGTCTGCCTTGGAGCTCACTGTGCTTTCATCTTCAACTTGAGGACCATCTACTGTAATTTCAGTAGACATCTGCTCCATTTTCACGCGTTTAGCAAGTCCTCCTATGGGTAGTGGGGTGTTCATAATCTTTTGCACATCATATCTGTTGATATCAAAGTTAGTCACTGCATTTTGGCCTCTGTATTTTATGGTAGCTATGTCAtatgcctctgctgcctcttcctGTGTGGCTGCAAAATTTAAGTAGACAAATAATTactgagaaaaatatattgttttCATGCTAGTTTTGCTACTCAATGGCTTAGTCATGAATTCCAATTCTCAATTAATTTGCCATAACTTTTGTGAAGTGTTTGAGTACCGTATGTTCCAAGGTAGAGATCCTTGTTGCCTGCAACTCTTCCAATTCGAGCCTGCCACCTTCCATTTTGATGATGCCTGCCATATAATTTACAAATTTCATGATGAGTTAGTTATGTTCATAATTTTCTTATGGACAGAAAAATTAAACACAAACCTTGTTACCCCACGGTAAGCAGAAGCTCCCCTAGAAAAACCACTGCTCTTCCTGCAGTATAAGTGCACCTCATCAATAATTACTGAAAATATATCTCACAAAAATGTATTCTACTGTGATAGAAATTTTTGGATTAAACCATACTCGTAACTTTTGATTTGTTTTGTCTGAAATCATAATAATCTCCTATGCATAACTATTACTACGCTTATAAGAAACCATTTAGAATTCCATTGAAAACTCTTTCCTATCTTGATAAATACTGATTGACTAAAATTATGTTTTCAATTCTGCAGGCATGGCCTCTATTTTAACATTTAGATGTACATAAGATTAAGAAAAATCAAATACCTCCTCAGAATGGTGACATATTCGTATTTGCTTTTAAATTTCATCTCTTCTAACTCTTTCTCATATTCTGCATGCTGTATTCAACATAACCAAACTAGATGCTAAAAAAATGGTGTCTAAAAAGATATATGTATGGTAGAGTCAAATAAAAACCTGATAGATCTGCAATGCATTCATGAAACTCAAGGAATTTTATCATGTACCGGAAAATTGGTGGCAGTTGAACGACCCCAGAACTTAAGAGATGCCATATCATAAGCTCTAGCTGCTTTCTCTTCCGTGTCATAGCCACCTGCATTTAAATCAACAATAGCACCAAGAATAGAACTTCAGTACAAAACCTCAATTTTTAGGGTTTCCAATAACTATTTTATATAGCACAGGCTATCAAATTAATATAACTACAAGACacccaattaaataaaaatatctgCTCACCCAAATATACTGAAGCAGAATTCAAGCAGGTTCCCAGAAGTCAGTGATATAGCAATCAAACACAAAAGTACACAGATCAGTCTCAAGGCAAACAGAATAAAGTTTCAGCAGCATGAAAATATTATTAAAAGGTTTCACCTTGCCTTCCCTTACGGGATTGGCCAGCCCTTTTCTCACTGTTGTCCCAAAGATGGGCTTCAAATCTTCCAGTCCACCTATGTCTGCAATTTTAATCCAAACTCaatgttttttattagattagcTAGAAAACAAGGCTGGTAGCTATCCAGCCAACTAAAATGCAATGCAATTGAAGAGTTTTTGAAAAATGTAAATGGTTCTTCTATGAATTGCATTTTTGAGTTAAATAGATATCCGTCACCGAAAACAAGGGTTCCAATCCTTTTAAATAGTCAGAAGACAAGACAAAACACACCCAATATCTTTTTCAAAAGAAAATCTCTTAGATTTTATTTTAAGATTCATAAGAGCCTGTTGTAGGTGTGCTTTCACTTACTTGGTTACTCCACGGTAGAGTGAGGTTCGATGGCCAAATTCAACAGGTGGGTTTCTTGCTATGACCTCCTCTGGAACAGTTTCTTTCTCTAGGCTACGCTTCTTGCTGGTTTTGTGAACTGAAGAATCACCATTAGGACTGGGACTTTGCCCAGAGGATGGCAATGCAGAGCCACTTTGAGCTGCTATTGTGGTCATGGGTTCAATATTTGATGCAGTCCCTCCAACACTTGTATTCTCTACAGACTCACCCGAGCCTTGAGAGAGCTGGAAATCGCAGGATGAAAACATTTTGTTCACCTGCCCATTGATGCGATTATTTCTATTGTATATAGTCTCCATCATGTTGGAATTGAAAGCTTCAATAATGGTCTGTTCAGTTTGATGCTCAGATTGTTGAGAATCCTTAAATGCCTTGTTTCTTAAAATTGTGGCATCCTTGCCTCTCTCATTATCCAGAGTGCTAGTCTTCATGCCTAAGCAGTGATTTTGATCTATACCCAACAGATGCTGGCTTCCAGAAGTTGTATCTGTTGAAATGTGTGTGGCAGGTCTCAGATTGTCTGAAGAATAAGTTTCTGATAGAGCTGTACAcaagaatgaataaataaaaatcaatattAGTTTGATGTCAATTATCAGATATTCTCTTTTTGactttattttgatggatcatgGACTATGACCTGAAATGTAGATGACAAAAATACTGCAGAGTCAAAACCTAAAAGTTTCACTACACTAAAAGAACAGTTTCACTATTATGTCCATAATAGACATTCTATTCTCTGTACGGGTGAGAAATTAGGGTTGTTGGGTTTGGGCCGCAAAGCTTCGGAGTGAAGCTTTTAGGCAATCCTCAATGAAAAGCTTATCTCTTTTGGTAATATAATACTTTCCTACGAATCCAAAAAAAAAGACATTCGCTTCTCTAATTTATTCCGATGATTCAAAATATAAAGGATAAAAATACTATACAGTCAAAATTCAAATGTTTTACTACAGTCAAAATCCATAAGTTTTACCATACTAAAGAACAGTTCACTATTATGCCTATAATAGACATTCTCTTCTCTGAATCTATGATGATGAACCATATAATATGGGCAGAAACCTAAATGATAAAAGACACACAAATATTCTAAATAATCCGCATTTCATTACTACTAACACTAAGAACATTTTTCAGAAGACACTGCAcacaaataaatcatttaatcttCAGATTCAAGATTAAAACAGGAAAATCAAAATTCTCATTCTGCAGCTTACATCAATAGAATCAGAGGCACTCAAATCTGATATTTTGGTGTTGTCTCTTTAGATGGACAGCCCTCTTGATCCTTCACACAGATCGTCAAGGTGGTTACCTATTCTCCTAGTGTTTCTTCATGCCATCAAAACTTATCACAGAAACTGTTTAAGGCAAAATACACAAGTCATATATTCTACATAACAAAACAAGATTTCCAGATCTAAAACACAAACAACttaaaatgaaaaatatgcaacagAAAAAAGAGAGTGACAAACTTTTAAATGCAAGAACCGAAAGACTGAAGCGAGGATCTTATACCTGCAGCATTGAGGGTGGATCGTAGAAAACCAAAAGAGTTATATGAGCCCATGTCAGATTGAATAACAAACAAACTACAGAAAAACTAATAACAAATTTGATGTGATGGGAGAGCTTGCAATCTCCACATTAAGAAAGAAAGGCCAAATTAGAGGTAGAGAGGAAACATGTTCCACAAACCAGAATAGACTTCTCTATATAAGCTACTATATGCGCAAAATCACGTACCTAAGATCCGTGATTTACGGAAGGGCCACGTAAAAACCCTAGAAGGGGAGCTTTGACCGTTGGTGTCTTTTATGGAAgtcaatataaatattaataaaataattaaaaaaacatgcATGTTTTGATGGTCGTAGATGGAAATGGAAATATATTCTTTTATAGTTCATGATCGTTGGTGTCTTTTATGGAAgtcaatataaatattaataaaataattaaaaaaacatgcATGTTTTGATGGTCGTAGATGGAAATGGAAATATATTCTTTTATAGTTCATGATGGTTTATGGTAATATGGGATTATTTAGTATttcttttccaagacatctaacTCTACTACCAACGAagcacaattaaaattatttattgctTAATATAATTTGATTGATATCTTTGACACCTAACTGTGCTACCCACGAagcaaaattaaaattatttattactTAATATAATTTGAttggtaatttttttttaatatttattactaaacTTTTTagaatatattattataaaaaaaatgtaacTAGAGATTTTTTAATAGGTGGAGGCTATATTTTAGTTGTTAGATTAAAAGAATTCATCATTTCCATGTTGTTACTATTTTTAATATTAATCATATAATTTCAAAGTCTTATCACTTTGTGTGGGGTTGATGATGTGGCTTTTTGGTAGAAGAATGCTTTCCCTCATCACTTCATTGTCAATGGTGGATGCTCTTGTAGTGCTAATTCAGGTTATCTCCTTTGGACAAACATGCTCAAACCTGTCTAGCTCTTTTGGTTTCTCCTATGTTTCCTATTATGGTGATGAAGGAAGGCTCCCTCCCTTGAACTTCTAGTCttttttattttatgaaatttGCTTAGCTCTTTGAATTGTTGTACAAAAGATTAAGATTGACTTAGATCTTTCCAAAATTGTTTCAAACACATCTAATTAAGAGTGGGAGATTCATAGGGTCAAGTTTCAACAATGTGTAAACTTAGTATTCACATGTGTAACTTGCTACATACACTCAATATTGATATAATCCTAGATCTCTTTTTACTTTCATTTTACACTATTGTTTGTTAGACTAGTGAACACTATTCTTGATTGTTAAAAAGGTTTAGATTATTTTAAAAGACCTACCTTTTatctataataataaaaaataaataaatttatcaaaatcattaaaaaattgtataaaatatatttaattaaaaattctataaaatatttttatcaaatatATTAACAAAAGAATCTTTTTCATGAAATTGTTTATAAAATTTATCACTTACATTACATGAAAATGTcacaaagttttgaattttaaatataatagttataatttaaaaaaaaactaatattacaatatttatgtatatacattgGCGTACTAAGATTTTCATCcccaatataaaataaattaaaaaatgaagaaagatcctccaaatttataaaagtaaaaaatttaataaaaagctATTTACATTATTATATAAATATCaaacttaaaaataattaaataaaataatcttaATGATATATTaagataattattttaaaatactaactttttattttataatattttgattGCATATTTTACACTACAATTATTTCTTTAATAACTTCTTAAACAAGCAATAGGTATTTTATTTGGCAATGACTAAATATTATAAGACtaattgaataaaatatatttttataattaaattttagTGTTTAGAAATTAGGAGGTATTATTTAGTAATAGACATGTTATAACTaatgtatattattaatatttatatattatactaTAATGAAATGTGTGAGCAATGAAAGTGAATTTTATAAATCTACTTGCAAATcataagaaaaatatcatttttagTTACATTTAATTGTTTCTTATGGGGCTAGGAATGAAAAGGGAACTTTAAAAGttccaaattttttattaaatatccaAATCAATAAAACAAAGAAGCTTAGAACTCAACATGTGGCTGACAACCAAATACAATTTAGAGACAACAAAAATAAGGAGGTTTTGAGAGAGCACAAAATTTTATAAAATACTCTAGTCAAATAAAACAAAGAATCTTAGAACCTAACATGTGACCAACAATCAAATATAGTCGGGAGACCATGAAAAAAGGAAGTTTTGAAAGTTCACAAAATTTTATAAAATACTCAAGTCAAATAAAACAAAGAATCTTAGAACCTAACATGTGGCCAACAATCAAATATAGTCAAAAGACAACAAAATTTTATAAAACAGAGAGATGAAATGAAACAAGGAATCCTCAACAACAATCAAATATAGTCAAAAGACAAcaaaaacaaagaggttatgaaagttaacaaaattatataaaatagCCAAATCAAATAAGACAAGAAATCCTAGATAGAAACATGTGACAAAGACAAGTatgagacaacaacaaaaaaatataaaaatatccttttttaaaagaaaataacttaCTTTTTTAAAATGGTTTTTTAATAAATGTCTTTATATGATTTATaatcttaaaataaaatataaaataataaatgtttaaagaAACATTTGAAAACCTTTTCTAAtgttattagatttccacaattcatgaaattgccaatttTGTCATATCAAAATTTGATTGTATATGACCATCAATATTTTTGAAATGTTCATGCTAAAAATTCATACACCATCAAATCCAAAAATAGTAAAGTGACTCTCATGGAATGATTTTTTTTATCCTCCAACCTcttttttttgtgaatagtgtactTTTAATATATTAATGATAAGCTTTATTcatcaaaaaaatagaaaaaatattaacTTGCTCTaagttaattttttaaaatatatattatttataaatgatatattaaaattattaatattttatagaCATTTTAATATTTAGAAAAATGATTTTATTCATCTTACCTATTGTTTTATTGTTTAAATTTCTatgtattaaattttatatattatttaaaaaaaaaaattgatgtgaaGAAGAAAAACCCAACTTTGTTTATAGATTATTATTGTGAAATTGGATTGAATATATTTGTCAAAGTTACTTAAAAAAGGTTTCTTTTAGGGAGTTGAATCATGAATTGTGTTAACAAAGATAAAATATATGAAATTTACCATTGGTGAAAAACCAATTTCTTTTGGAAAAGTAAATGTTCAAATATTTGTATGTCCATGTTAAGCATAGTGAAAATCTCAAATCTTGTATTAAATAATCTAAATAGAGAGGTTTCCAAAACATGTTAAAAATTAAAAAGATGgaaaatattatttaaatcaacATATGAATATCAAAgtgaaaattaattaataaaatactcTAAATATTTTTAAGAATTAGCAACTAAAATTGAATTAAACTAAGTAGATGTATTCCAACTAATATTAATGAAAGACAAggtaacaaaaaatatttttataaaatatatatacaaactatataaaaaataataaatcaaaattaagaaaaaataattaTTGAAATCTTAAacttacaatttacaatttatacAAACTAATAATcttataaattattaataaaagaTTCAATAgcttaatatattattaatttttttaataaatattgaaGTTAAAAAAATCTTTATTGAATATTTTTACAATTTATACAAACTAATAATCTTAGAAATTATTAATAAAAGAATCAATAgcttaatatattatttatttttttaataaatatttaagtttaaaaaatatttattgaatattttatttttacaaTTAATTTTCTAGTTGATAAGTTACTACCAAGGGGTAATACCCATACATCTAGAGAGAAATTACATTTTCTTAAGAAATGATTCATTTCTTAGTGATTATTTAGGTCCTAATGATTCAAAAGTACATTATATCTAAGTAGGTGAAATAATGTCACTTATATGTGTGATGAAGAAGTTGAACACTTTCATGTTATCCTTTACAATGCCTTTGTTGAATAAACCAAGTGCTTGTTTGATGTCTTTGTTTTGTTATGTGCTGGCAATGCCATGAAATTAGAAAGAGGTTGAATTGTAAGGTCTTGGTGGAATTCAATGCCAATAGTCTCAATCTATTGGTTATTAGACTATGAATAGTCAACTCTCTCTCCATGATTTCTACTCAAAAACTAGTATGAATTTTTCTAGTAGTTTCTCTAATGCCCCTCGCATTTGTGCTCTTGCATTAATAGTTTGAGATAGGATCCATATAAAAATACTTGTATATGATTATTCAGGATTGCACGTACTACCATTCCTTTTGTATTGGCATCTATATAGTGCACCTTATGAGAAACTTATAGTATTTTTTATAGtgtttttattattttctattgttattttatttgattatgttCATGTATGATAATGCGATTGTTTTCATGTTTATGATGTTTGACTTCATTTAGGGAAATTGTATGCACTTTagctattatatatatgtataggtATCCTTGACATGTGTTAAGTGGTTATAGGTACACTAATACATTTACCTTAAAATTCTGACAAAGGTTTCCgatgaagaaggtatattgtgaacaaatttgatttttttttgaaaaattgctcgcattcgtcgaaattctgacaataattcaatatatgtttttgacagagaaggaattggcaatgacatttgtgttttttacaagaagtgcccgcgttcatcgaaattccgatgacaacgagcattacttaaaaaaaaagagaccaagacatttcaaaccaTTTTCGcgacctcttcccattctcacgttgccGCCCCAACAACGTACTCCTACCCATAGTTCCACCTCTGTCAAACCCCAACAACTGTATTGAAGTTGTGTTTGTGTAATGCCAAGACTGGTTTTTTCTGGGTCATCCGAGCCTCGAAGCGGACCTGCAAGGGAGAGAGGGATGGGGGCAGAGGCACGGGATGGGTAGAGGCGGGTTGAAGTAGATCAAATTTATAATGGAGTTTAGTCATAAGCGAAGGCGGTTTGCTACCCAACTATAGCAATCCGATCAACCGTTTGGATGCTGATGGTTCTACTAGGTGAATAACTGCAGGATCAACAACATTTTAATATCCAACTCGATCTGCTTCTGGTAGATCCGATTGCCCCTCTGCCATTGGA is part of the Cryptomeria japonica chromosome 10, Sugi_1.0, whole genome shotgun sequence genome and harbors:
- the LOC131029947 gene encoding AP2-like ethylene-responsive transcription factor PLT2, with protein sequence MGSYNSFGFLRSTLNAAALSETYSSDNLRPATHISTDTTSGSQHLLGIDQNHCLGMKTSTLDNERGKDATILRNKAFKDSQQSEHQTEQTIIEAFNSNMMETIYNRNNRINGQVNKMFSSCDFQLSQGSGESVENTSVGGTASNIEPMTTIAAQSGSALPSSGQSPSPNGDSSVHKTSKKRSLEKETVPEEVIARNPPVEFGHRTSLYRGVTKHRWTGRFEAHLWDNSEKRAGQSRKGRQVYLGGYDTEEKAARAYDMASLKFWGRSTATNFPHAEYEKELEEMKFKSKYEYVTILRRKSSGFSRGASAYRGVTRHHQNGRWQARIGRVAGNKDLYLGTYATQEEAAEAYDIATIKYRGQNAVTNFDINRYDVQKIMNTPLPIGGLAKRVKMEQMSTEITVDGPQVEDESTVSSKADSAISGNTSSAFTDSTERHDVYQQRENPWMTLYQERGQLPVQANETHIMNFPTQLHQANYEKYLQMQSMLTPSTPLQYNFMGFNPAAINSGNNALPASVIYRNMSTNSAAHGLALDCSFVPSSTLSSATSNPYAHHFNGNGKDGTENMFEKFSCFSGPGYGSVAANGQQDGTFCSGFRN